In Mucilaginibacter boryungensis, a single window of DNA contains:
- a CDS encoding class I SAM-dependent methyltransferase, with amino-acid sequence MSNLSSIIGLLTKPARLRSLLSFNKKGYLKEIGWFNSLERQAPVDRLGNPIPWVTYSFIDFMKERISKQHSVFEFGSGNSTFFYAKYAGKVVSVEHDQEWYNKIVTTKPDNAEMIFTELKTNGDYCRMPVKLDQKFDIVIVDGRDRVNCCKQAVDALTPEGVIVLDDSEREFYNEAIMFLKDKGFKQLSFSGISPGLFYNKATSVFYKAANCLGI; translated from the coding sequence TTGAGTAATTTATCATCTATAATAGGCTTGCTGACTAAGCCGGCAAGGTTGCGTTCCCTGCTTTCATTCAACAAAAAAGGTTATTTAAAAGAGATTGGCTGGTTCAACTCGTTAGAACGCCAGGCGCCTGTTGACAGGCTTGGTAACCCTATACCATGGGTAACCTATTCGTTTATCGATTTTATGAAAGAACGTATTAGCAAGCAGCATAGCGTTTTTGAATTTGGTTCGGGCAACTCTACTTTCTTTTATGCCAAATATGCTGGTAAGGTAGTATCGGTTGAGCATGACCAGGAATGGTATAACAAAATTGTAACTACAAAGCCCGATAACGCCGAAATGATATTTACTGAGCTTAAAACCAACGGCGACTACTGCCGCATGCCGGTAAAACTCGACCAAAAGTTTGATATTGTCATTGTAGACGGTCGCGACCGGGTTAACTGTTGTAAACAGGCAGTTGATGCTTTAACACCGGAAGGGGTAATAGTGCTGGACGATTCGGAACGGGAGTTTTATAATGAAGCGATTATGTTTTTAAAAGACAAAGGGTTTAAACAGCTATCGTTTAGTGGTATATCGCCGGGCTTGTTCTATAATAAAGCTACTTCGGTTTTTTATAAGGCAGCTAACTGTTTAGGGATATAA
- a CDS encoding flippase has protein sequence MRIPNIPGFDQQALEKYFKNTGWLFIGRVGSLLIKMAVSIMVANYLGKATLGVITGGVTYVYLFAAIATLGLDQFIVKELHQYPENRDQILGTSFGMKILAGLCCIPLIWLTYQIYPAKGTPYNYILIFSSMGVIQAFNVIDSYFQSQVQSKYIMQVQVAGNLVSAAIKLALICLHMPLIYFVYAYALDILLISLGYYFTYQRKGRSMFNWVYNNQLARKLLLYSWPLIISGIMVSLYMKIDQLMLQNLYSVAEAGAYSTVASLSEAWNFIPSVIVTSLFPAILNARRDDIGRYKKRIQHLYDLMVYISLPIAITITFAAPFIYKYLFRPEYAYAAPTLSVHIWSGVFVFLGAASSQYLIAEGFNTLTFVRTGFGAIVNILLNLLLIPKMGMMGAAIATLVAYASATFFILFIPKVSKQGIMMLKSLFLISLFQKIIKR, from the coding sequence ATGCGTATCCCCAACATCCCCGGTTTTGACCAGCAGGCCCTTGAAAAGTATTTTAAAAATACGGGCTGGTTGTTTATTGGGCGCGTTGGCAGCTTGCTGATAAAAATGGCCGTTAGTATTATGGTGGCCAACTACCTCGGTAAAGCTACGCTGGGCGTTATAACCGGCGGTGTAACTTATGTTTACCTGTTTGCTGCAATTGCCACCTTAGGACTGGATCAGTTTATTGTTAAGGAGCTGCATCAATACCCCGAGAACCGCGATCAGATACTGGGGACTTCCTTCGGCATGAAAATACTGGCGGGGCTATGCTGCATTCCGCTTATTTGGTTAACCTATCAAATTTATCCTGCCAAAGGCACTCCATATAATTACATTCTTATTTTTTCCAGTATGGGTGTAATTCAAGCCTTCAATGTTATCGATTCTTATTTTCAGTCCCAGGTTCAGTCTAAATATATTATGCAAGTGCAGGTTGCAGGTAACCTGGTATCGGCAGCTATAAAGCTTGCTTTAATATGCCTGCACATGCCATTGATATATTTTGTTTATGCTTATGCTTTAGATATCCTGCTGATATCGCTTGGATATTATTTTACGTATCAGCGTAAAGGGCGCAGCATGTTTAACTGGGTGTATAATAACCAATTAGCCCGAAAGCTGTTATTATATTCATGGCCGTTAATTATTTCAGGTATAATGGTATCGCTTTACATGAAAATAGACCAGTTAATGTTGCAAAATTTGTATAGCGTTGCCGAAGCTGGCGCCTACAGTACAGTAGCCAGTTTAAGCGAAGCATGGAACTTTATACCCTCGGTAATTGTAACCTCGTTGTTTCCGGCTATACTAAATGCCCGTCGCGATGATATTGGGCGCTACAAAAAACGTATCCAGCATTTGTACGATTTGATGGTATACATCAGTTTACCTATTGCTATCACCATCACCTTTGCCGCACCCTTTATTTATAAATACCTGTTCCGCCCGGAATACGCTTATGCTGCGCCTACCTTGTCGGTACACATATGGTCGGGTGTATTTGTCTTTTTAGGGGCGGCCAGCAGCCAATATTTAATTGCAGAAGGTTTCAATACACTCACATTTGTGCGCACAGGCTTTGGGGCAATAGTTAACATCCTTTTAAACTTATTGTTGATTCCTAAAATGGGGATGATGGGAGCGGCCATAGCTACTTTGGTGGCCTACGCCAGCGCTACTTTTTTTATATTGTTTATTCCCAAAGTAAGTAAACAGGGTATTATGATGTTAAAATCATTATTCCTAATTTCACTCTTTCAAAAAATTATTAAACGTTGA
- the typA gene encoding translational GTPase TypA: MQKIRNIAIIAHVDHGKTTLVDKILHSCAIFREGQETGELILDNNDLERERGITIVSKNVSVMYKDVKINIIDTPGHADFGGEVERVLKMADGVLLLCDAFEGAMPQTRFVTQKALALGLKPIVVVNKVDKENCRPEEVYEQIFELFFNLEATEEQLDFPVIYGSSKQGWMSTDYKKPTEDIFPLMDAILENIPPAPINEGSLQMQITSLDYSSFVGRIAIGRVARGTIKENQPVSLVKRDGTIQKSRIKELYTFEGLGKVKATSVSAGDICAVVGIDGFDIGDTIADFENPEQLEVIHIDEPTMNMLFTINTSPFFGKEGKFVTSRHLRDRLYKEMEKNLALKVVETESPDSYLVYGRGILHLSVLIETMRREGYELQVGQPQVIVKEIDGVKCEPVETLIVDVPGDVAGKVIELVTQRKGDLLVMEPKGDLQHLEFEIPARGIIGLRNNVLTATGGEAIMAHRFKAYEPWKGNIPGRLNGVLVSMDTGKTTAFAIDKLQDRGRFFIDPGVDIYEGQVLGEHIRDNDLVINLTKGKQLTNMRASGSDTNVRIAPAIKFSLEESMEYIQADEYIEVTPQSIRLRKIFLNENERKVNAKKFVNQ; the protein is encoded by the coding sequence ATGCAAAAAATAAGAAACATCGCGATTATCGCACACGTTGACCACGGCAAAACTACTTTGGTTGATAAGATCCTGCACAGCTGTGCAATTTTCCGTGAAGGCCAGGAAACTGGTGAACTGATATTGGATAACAACGACCTGGAACGTGAACGTGGCATTACCATCGTATCAAAAAACGTTTCGGTAATGTATAAAGACGTTAAGATAAACATTATTGATACCCCTGGTCACGCCGACTTTGGCGGCGAGGTGGAACGTGTGTTGAAAATGGCCGACGGCGTTTTACTACTATGCGATGCTTTTGAAGGCGCTATGCCGCAAACCCGTTTTGTGACACAAAAGGCTTTGGCTTTAGGCTTAAAACCAATTGTGGTAGTAAACAAGGTAGATAAAGAAAACTGCCGCCCTGAAGAAGTTTACGAGCAGATTTTTGAATTATTCTTCAACCTTGAAGCAACTGAAGAACAACTGGATTTCCCGGTTATCTACGGTTCATCAAAACAAGGCTGGATGAGCACCGACTATAAAAAACCTACCGAAGATATCTTCCCGTTAATGGATGCTATCCTGGAGAATATCCCGCCGGCACCTATTAATGAGGGTTCCCTGCAAATGCAGATCACATCGCTGGATTATTCATCTTTCGTTGGCCGTATCGCTATTGGCCGTGTAGCACGCGGCACCATTAAAGAGAACCAACCGGTTTCTTTGGTAAAACGCGATGGTACTATCCAGAAATCGCGTATAAAAGAACTATACACTTTTGAAGGTTTAGGTAAAGTAAAAGCAACCTCAGTATCAGCCGGCGATATTTGCGCCGTGGTTGGTATTGATGGTTTTGATATTGGCGATACCATTGCCGATTTTGAAAACCCTGAACAATTGGAAGTTATCCATATTGACGAACCTACCATGAACATGCTGTTCACCATTAATACCTCACCGTTTTTTGGTAAAGAAGGCAAGTTTGTAACATCACGCCACCTGCGCGACCGTTTGTACAAAGAGATGGAGAAAAACCTGGCGCTGAAGGTTGTTGAAACCGAATCGCCGGATTCGTACCTGGTTTATGGCCGTGGTATCCTCCACTTGTCGGTACTGATTGAAACCATGCGCCGCGAAGGTTATGAGTTGCAGGTTGGTCAGCCGCAGGTAATTGTTAAGGAAATTGACGGGGTGAAATGTGAGCCGGTTGAAACACTGATCGTTGACGTTCCGGGTGATGTTGCCGGTAAGGTAATTGAACTGGTTACCCAACGTAAAGGCGACCTGTTGGTAATGGAACCAAAAGGCGACTTGCAACACTTGGAATTCGAGATCCCTGCACGCGGTATCATCGGTTTGCGTAATAACGTATTAACCGCTACCGGCGGCGAGGCTATTATGGCACACCGCTTTAAAGCTTACGAGCCATGGAAGGGTAATATCCCGGGCCGTTTAAATGGTGTATTAGTATCTATGGATACCGGTAAAACCACTGCTTTCGCTATTGATAAGTTGCAAGACCGCGGCCGTTTCTTTATCGATCCGGGTGTTGATATTTACGAAGGCCAGGTATTAGGCGAGCATATCCGCGATAACGATTTGGTGATCAACCTAACCAAAGGCAAGCAGTTAACCAACATGCGTGCATCAGGCAGCGATACCAACGTTAGGATTGCCCCGGCTATTAAATTCTCGTTAGAGGAGTCGATGGAATACATACAGGCAGATGAATACATTGAGGTAACCCCGCAAAGCATACGTTTACGTAAAATATTCCTGAACGAGAACGAGCGTAAGGTAAACGCTAAAAAGTTTGTGAACCAATAA
- the map gene encoding type I methionyl aminopeptidase, with protein sequence MSITTENERIGMQQASDAVAITLKKMREYARPGISTKELDEYGGELLAQMGARSAPKLTYDFPGHTCISINEEAAHGIPSADKLLKEGDLVNIDVSAELNGYWADNGGSFVLGEDIHGHGKLVEASKEILRKAISNIKGGVRISEIGRLIEAEAKKAGYTVIKNLTGHGVGRSLHEEPHEIANYCDRYNTARFKKNSVVAIETFISTRSTIADTQADGWTLTGNKGGFVAQHEHTIMVTGGQPVIFTAQNGIWD encoded by the coding sequence CGAAAGAATTGGGATGCAGCAGGCAAGCGATGCTGTTGCCATCACCCTTAAGAAAATGCGGGAGTATGCCAGACCAGGTATTTCGACAAAGGAACTTGACGAGTACGGCGGCGAATTACTGGCACAGATGGGCGCCCGTTCTGCACCAAAGCTAACTTATGATTTCCCAGGGCATACCTGTATTAGCATTAACGAGGAAGCCGCGCATGGCATACCATCGGCAGATAAGCTATTGAAAGAGGGTGACCTGGTAAATATTGATGTATCGGCAGAACTGAATGGCTATTGGGCCGATAACGGCGGTTCGTTTGTATTGGGCGAGGATATCCACGGCCATGGCAAACTGGTGGAAGCGTCGAAAGAAATATTGAGGAAGGCGATCAGTAATATCAAAGGCGGTGTCAGGATATCTGAGATAGGCAGGTTGATAGAAGCCGAAGCCAAAAAAGCTGGTTACACGGTAATTAAAAACCTTACCGGACATGGCGTAGGCCGCAGCCTGCACGAAGAACCGCACGAGATAGCTAACTACTGCGATAGGTATAACACCGCGCGTTTCAAAAAGAATTCGGTAGTGGCCATAGAAACTTTCATTTCCACACGGTCAACAATAGCCGATACCCAGGCCGATGGCTGGACGCTAACGGGGAATAAAGGTGGTTTTGTTGCACAGCACGAGCATACTATTATGGTAACCGGCGGACAGCCGGTGATATTTACGGCGCAAAACGGTATTTGGGATTAA